One stretch of Pseudomonas fluorescens Q2-87 DNA includes these proteins:
- a CDS encoding type IV secretion system protein, translating into MEGPMIFQFIGTFLDTALNAFVSQTAGNVITMFTLFALGGTTLYLTVMGYMIGWGYIEAPMSTFLKTCAKLILIAAFALNADMYTEWIVGGIRSLEVGFTSAFAGTGSSGGEATSVYQVVDHALGRGWGIAGDLWERAANRDWSEIGMAFGEYFNAGIIAVATGLLGIPAGGMIVVAKAGLTIMLGIGPFFLIALMWPATARFFDSWFGQVMTYVLRIALMAAVVGLAFKGFDALINSVDLDSEQNPLFTSLVLITFTIVMFWLLGEANSVAGQLAGGVSSAAVTLRAMAQGAASPIRAAARLMNAPSTRRDMESGMMVTAGRTNHLVAGNTLWNPAYRQHVMQNLGKNWGHAKGGRIGQG; encoded by the coding sequence CGATACCGCATTGAATGCATTCGTGAGCCAAACCGCCGGCAACGTCATTACGATGTTTACGCTGTTCGCGCTTGGGGGCACCACGCTTTACCTGACTGTCATGGGTTACATGATCGGCTGGGGGTATATCGAAGCGCCGATGTCCACCTTTCTGAAAACCTGCGCCAAGCTCATTTTGATCGCAGCATTTGCGCTGAATGCTGACATGTATACGGAATGGATTGTTGGGGGCATTCGGTCCTTGGAGGTGGGCTTCACTTCGGCCTTTGCCGGCACGGGTTCCTCTGGCGGGGAGGCCACTTCCGTGTATCAAGTAGTAGATCACGCCTTAGGTCGAGGATGGGGAATCGCTGGTGACCTTTGGGAGCGGGCGGCCAATCGTGATTGGTCGGAAATCGGCATGGCATTTGGTGAGTATTTCAATGCTGGCATCATTGCGGTAGCAACCGGCTTGCTGGGTATCCCGGCTGGCGGAATGATCGTTGTTGCTAAGGCGGGCTTAACGATCATGCTCGGTATAGGCCCTTTCTTTCTCATCGCTTTGATGTGGCCCGCCACTGCTCGTTTCTTCGATAGCTGGTTTGGCCAGGTTATGACCTATGTATTGCGTATCGCCCTCATGGCGGCTGTTGTAGGCCTGGCATTCAAAGGGTTCGATGCGCTGATAAACAGCGTTGACCTGGATAGCGAGCAAAATCCGCTGTTCACGTCTCTGGTTCTGATCACCTTCACTATTGTCATGTTCTGGCTGCTCGGTGAGGCGAACTCAGTTGCAGGGCAGCTTGCCGGTGGAGTCAGCAGTGCGGCAGTCACACTGCGCGCGATGGCTCAGGGCGCTGCCTCGCCTATTCGAGCTGCTGCTCGGTTGATGAATGCTCCGAGTACGCGGCGTGATATGGAGTCCGGCATGATGGTGACAGCTGGACGTACAAATCATTTGGTGGCGGGTAATACCCTCTGGAATCCAGCTTACCGGCAACACGTAATGCAAAACTTAGGCAAGAATTGGGGACATGCGAAAGGTGGAAGGATTGGACAAGGCTAA
- a CDS encoding antitoxin VbhA family protein — MKLRNTITDEERKRRQEAVDYARASTELSGYSLSTEDEARAQAFVDGDLDLSDFVRSTAPSELEDVSRASPEAAAERSPSGRAPNGRG; from the coding sequence ATGAAGCTACGCAATACCATTACCGACGAAGAGCGGAAGCGCAGGCAGGAAGCGGTCGATTATGCTCGAGCATCGACCGAGCTTTCGGGTTACAGCCTAAGTACCGAAGATGAAGCTCGCGCTCAGGCTTTTGTAGACGGCGATCTGGATTTGAGTGATTTTGTACGCTCTACAGCGCCGTCTGAGCTGGAAGATGTGTCAAGGGCATCACCGGAGGCCGCAGCGGAGCGGAGCCCTTCAGGGCGAGCACCGAACGGGCGAGGATGA
- a CDS encoding tyrosine-type recombinase/integrase, whose protein sequence is MATIVKTPAGTWKAVIRKTGWPTNAKTFRTKRDAEDWSRRTEDEMVRGVYIQRSGSERLTLEKALQRYLREVSPTKKPTTQRAEATKAQQLIQHLGKYSLAALSSEVIANYRDTRLGSLTNRGNPTSNNTVRLELALLSHLFTVAIQEWGLGLTFNPVLNIRKPSPGEGRNRRLMADEEKRLLAAVNKHSNPMLGWIVQIALATGMRASEIASLRRSQIDIQKRIVRLSDTKNDSARTVPLSKLATEVFRTALANPVRPIDCDLVFFGEPGKDQKRRPYAFTKIWGTIKKKANVPDFRFHDLRHEAVSRLVEGGLSDQEVSAISGHKSMQMLKRYTHLRAEDLVRKLDQFG, encoded by the coding sequence ATGGCCACAATCGTCAAAACCCCTGCTGGCACTTGGAAGGCCGTAATCCGCAAAACCGGATGGCCGACCAACGCCAAAACTTTCCGCACCAAACGCGACGCCGAAGACTGGTCACGACGCACCGAAGACGAAATGGTGCGCGGCGTGTACATCCAACGCAGCGGCTCCGAGCGGCTGACGCTCGAAAAGGCGCTTCAGCGCTATCTCCGTGAAGTGAGCCCTACCAAGAAACCGACTACACAGCGGGCGGAAGCCACCAAGGCACAGCAGTTGATACAGCATCTGGGCAAGTATTCCCTCGCGGCGCTATCCTCTGAGGTGATCGCAAATTATCGCGATACTCGCCTGGGCTCACTCACCAACCGCGGCAATCCCACGAGTAACAATACCGTGCGGCTGGAGCTGGCTTTGCTAAGCCATCTGTTCACGGTTGCGATTCAAGAGTGGGGGCTCGGATTGACCTTTAACCCAGTTCTCAATATTCGTAAGCCGAGCCCAGGCGAAGGTCGAAATAGACGCCTCATGGCTGATGAGGAAAAACGCCTATTGGCAGCAGTGAACAAGCACAGCAACCCCATGCTGGGGTGGATTGTCCAGATCGCCTTGGCAACGGGCATGCGCGCTTCTGAGATCGCGAGCCTACGTCGCTCACAGATTGATATCCAAAAACGGATAGTGCGGCTCTCAGACACGAAAAACGATAGCGCTCGTACCGTCCCTCTGAGCAAATTAGCTACCGAGGTATTTCGTACCGCCCTGGCGAATCCGGTACGTCCTATCGATTGTGATTTGGTCTTCTTCGGCGAACCAGGAAAGGACCAAAAGCGTCGCCCTTATGCGTTCACGAAAATCTGGGGCACGATCAAGAAAAAGGCTAACGTACCCGATTTCCGCTTCCATGATCTTCGACACGAGGCTGTCAGCAGGCTTGTCGAGGGAGGACTTTCTGATCAGGAGGTTTCCGCGATCAGCGGTCATAAATCGATGCAGATGCTCAAGCGCTATACGCATTTACGTGCCGAGGATCTGGTGCGTAAGCTCGATCAGTTTGGCTGA
- a CDS encoding helix-turn-helix domain-containing protein, with amino-acid sequence MSYRTIDWVYNQQLPAQDKLILVYIAKCENEQEPCFASVKLLAAKCGVSARTVQRILKKLCEADLFPLPHGLELTAHKPVTSTLLTLSGMSQLCHPPMTFN; translated from the coding sequence ATGAGCTACAGGACTATAGACTGGGTTTATAACCAGCAGCTACCTGCGCAAGACAAGCTCATTCTCGTTTATATCGCCAAATGCGAAAACGAACAGGAGCCCTGTTTTGCCAGCGTAAAACTGTTAGCTGCTAAATGCGGCGTTTCGGCCAGAACAGTACAAAGGATCTTGAAGAAGCTCTGTGAAGCGGACTTGTTTCCTCTACCCCACGGTTTAGAACTGACGGCTCACAAACCAGTAACTTCTACACTATTAACGTTGAGCGGGATGTCACAGCTATGTCACCCCCCCATGACATTCAACTGA